Proteins encoded by one window of Silvibacterium dinghuense:
- a CDS encoding isochorismatase family protein: MPVTTIDDKTALIVVDLQKGIVNSPTIHPISEVIERSCMLIDAFRKHGLPVVLVNVAGGAPGRTEQPRRYATLPEGFTDLLPELNEQPGDIVVTKRTWGAFASTDLESQLKARGITQVVLAGVATGTGVESTARQAYEHGFHVTLALDAMTDTRSESHAYSLSHVFPRLGETGTTQDIIDLLAKRSSKQ, encoded by the coding sequence ATGCCAGTCACAACGATCGACGATAAAACAGCTCTTATCGTCGTTGACCTCCAGAAGGGCATTGTCAATTCGCCCACGATCCATCCGATCTCCGAGGTTATCGAGCGCTCCTGCATGTTGATTGATGCCTTCCGAAAACATGGGCTCCCAGTTGTACTCGTGAATGTGGCAGGTGGAGCTCCCGGCCGCACCGAGCAGCCACGACGTTATGCGACGCTGCCCGAAGGATTCACAGACCTGCTTCCCGAGTTGAACGAGCAGCCTGGGGACATCGTGGTGACGAAGAGAACATGGGGCGCATTCGCGAGCACAGATCTTGAAAGCCAATTGAAGGCGAGAGGCATCACGCAGGTTGTTCTTGCAGGCGTGGCTACCGGAACCGGCGTGGAGTCCACTGCGCGCCAGGCCTATGAGCATGGCTTCCACGTCACGCTTGCTCTCGACGCCATGACCGACACGCGTTCGGAGTCGCACGCATACAGTCTTTCGCATGTTTTTCCTCGTCTTGGAGAAACCGGTACGACCCAGGACATTATCGATCTGCTGGCCAAAAGGAGCTCTAAGCAATGA
- a CDS encoding MarR family winged helix-turn-helix transcriptional regulator codes for MSKRLPASESETASELAAQIRATLSRLKRRLREHGGREDLTPSQISVLLRLERDGAATVSGLARAEGMRPQSMSSIVTALQNTGLVDSSSDPNDGRQTLMMLSSKCEKLLREGRAARQDWLTAAILQQLSAQEQQKLSAALELLNRLSEDGALA; via the coding sequence ATGAGCAAAAGATTGCCCGCCTCCGAGTCTGAAACTGCATCAGAACTTGCTGCGCAAATTCGGGCTACCCTGAGCAGGCTGAAGCGCCGCTTGCGCGAGCACGGTGGGAGGGAAGATTTGACACCATCTCAAATCTCCGTCCTGCTGCGTCTTGAAAGGGATGGTGCTGCCACGGTGTCAGGCCTGGCTCGCGCAGAGGGGATGCGCCCTCAATCGATGAGCTCTATCGTCACTGCTTTGCAGAATACAGGACTGGTCGATAGCTCTTCCGATCCGAACGATGGCCGCCAGACACTCATGATGCTCAGCAGCAAGTGTGAAAAATTGCTTCGGGAGGGCCGCGCCGCGAGGCAGGATTGGCTCACTGCCGCAATCCTGCAACAGCTCTCCGCTCAGGAGCAGCAGAAGCTATCAGCAGCTCTCGAGCTGCTGAACCGGCTTAGCGAAGATGGCGCTCTCGCGTGA
- a CDS encoding YciI family protein encodes MQYLLMLYADDTQWNNLSQEQQQQAVAAYGAYTQALQEAGVHKGSHRLRPAATATTVSLTNGKTQVLDGPFVDTKEQLGGYYLIDVPDLNAALAWARRCPGAQHGTVEVRAIWEISEYPS; translated from the coding sequence ATGCAATATCTGCTTATGCTGTATGCAGACGACACCCAGTGGAACAACCTGTCCCAGGAGCAGCAGCAACAGGCTGTGGCGGCCTATGGCGCCTATACACAGGCACTCCAGGAAGCCGGAGTGCATAAGGGATCGCATCGGCTGCGGCCAGCGGCAACTGCAACTACCGTGAGCCTGACAAACGGAAAAACGCAGGTGCTGGATGGACCTTTTGTAGACACAAAAGAACAGCTGGGTGGCTATTATCTGATTGACGTACCAGATCTGAATGCAGCGCTGGCATGGGCGCGGCGTTGCCCCGGCGCTCAACACGGAACCGTAGAAGTGCGCGCAATCTGGGAAATAAGCGAGTATCCCAGCTAG
- a CDS encoding RNA polymerase sigma factor — translation MSNAGGGVLAHEVAEATARHSYGKLIAFLAARSGDVASAEDALADAFAAALDRWPVDGPPANPEAWLLTVARRRLVDDLRKRRSDIGADALEAIASSLSIAAEDMGKIPDRRLALLFTCAHPAIDAGIRAPLMLQTVLGLDAARIASAFLVSPSAMGQRLVRAKIKIRQAGIPFQIPERNELGERLETVLDAIYAAFSEGWMDAAGTDVARRDLAEEAIYLCRLVTELLPDEPEAWGLLALMLYAEARRAGRRGAAGEYIPLAQQNTALWDASRIEQAEAVLRHASAMGRIGRYQLEAAIQSAHVERRRTGHANWQAVMKLYDALVTLTASPVAMLNRALAMAEVSGAQTALASLNEIGADARLMEYQPYWAARAELLLQTGAMAEARHAYDVAIGMERDPSVRQFLEAKRAKAI, via the coding sequence ATGAGCAATGCAGGTGGCGGCGTGCTGGCACATGAGGTGGCAGAGGCAACAGCACGGCATAGTTACGGAAAGCTGATAGCCTTTCTGGCTGCACGATCGGGAGATGTAGCCTCGGCTGAGGATGCGCTGGCGGATGCATTTGCAGCGGCGCTCGATCGCTGGCCGGTAGATGGACCACCTGCAAATCCCGAGGCATGGCTCCTGACGGTAGCACGACGCAGGCTTGTCGATGATTTGCGCAAGCGGCGTAGCGATATCGGAGCCGATGCATTAGAAGCAATAGCTTCAAGCTTGTCCATTGCCGCTGAGGACATGGGTAAGATTCCGGACCGGCGACTTGCCCTGCTGTTTACCTGTGCGCATCCGGCGATTGACGCAGGGATTCGCGCGCCACTCATGCTACAGACGGTGCTCGGCCTAGACGCTGCACGCATTGCTTCAGCCTTTCTAGTTTCTCCATCGGCCATGGGGCAGAGGCTGGTGCGCGCGAAGATCAAAATTCGCCAGGCAGGAATTCCCTTTCAAATTCCTGAACGCAACGAGCTGGGTGAACGGCTGGAAACCGTGCTGGATGCAATTTATGCCGCATTCTCGGAAGGTTGGATGGATGCCGCAGGAACAGATGTGGCGCGACGCGATCTTGCGGAAGAAGCGATCTATCTTTGCCGGCTGGTAACGGAGCTATTGCCCGACGAGCCTGAGGCATGGGGGTTGCTGGCGCTGATGCTTTATGCCGAAGCGCGGCGTGCGGGCCGCAGAGGAGCGGCTGGTGAGTACATTCCATTGGCGCAGCAGAATACGGCGCTGTGGGATGCAAGCCGGATCGAGCAGGCAGAAGCAGTGCTCCGGCATGCGAGTGCAATGGGCAGAATTGGACGTTATCAATTGGAGGCTGCGATTCAGTCGGCACATGTCGAACGGCGCCGGACAGGTCATGCGAACTGGCAGGCCGTGATGAAGTTGTACGATGCGCTGGTAACGCTGACTGCCTCTCCTGTTGCGATGTTGAATCGAGCGCTGGCGATGGCGGAGGTTTCCGGCGCGCAAACAGCGCTTGCCAGTTTGAATGAGATCGGCGCGGATGCGCGACTGATGGAATACCAACCCTATTGGGCAGCCCGGGCAGAACTGCTGTTGCAAACCGGTGCAATGGCTGAGGCACGCCATGCGTATGACGTGGCGATTGGTATGGAACGCGATCCTTCCGTACGACAGTTTCTGGAGGCGAAACGCGCAAAAGCTATTTAG
- a CDS encoding ABC transporter permease: MLFLHDLKIAVRSLWRVRSLWFTVALTLALGIGANAAIFSVVRAVLLRPLANRDEDRLLYLRQSAPGLGEQNTTFSIPEIDDLGKNLKTITELGTFSTLDFTIIGLGTPREIPAGVVDGHYFEVMGLRPVLGRLLTTSDDGPNAAGAVVLTYRFWKESLHGDPSVIGKSVHLESFAGPRNATIVGVLEPSVPYPVATEIMANIVTSPHHLSATMVTGREHRMTEVFARLAPGATLDAARSELRVRYAAMLSAHPEVYRPDNHYQIEVKRMHEQINSRANTVLWVLFAAAGLLFIIACSNVANLVLARTVRRESELAVRSALGASTASLRRSLLAESLVLCGSGVFAALLLAWPMVAILGRYAARFSVRADGLTLDLNLVWFGIALALVAAVFLAYIPRLPSASAQLGTSLASGGSRSSTGSSNRRLRIFAVMQITASFLLLTGAAVLMRTLYTLENTRPPFDTSHVLAVNLPVLTYGRTPQEVQNFYHDVQRRVSALPGVAHVSTGFSVPWRDDQGLDISFAFAIPGAARKNGIDDWHAKFRSISPGYFDTLGVPLVEGRDFRDADKAGSERVVIVSESLAKTLFPNGNALNRELSWTDGVMKFVGIGYEPRRIVGIVPDIDDENIIPAPAMTVYQPTDQEGWQGRLFVRAKTDDPYALAPAITRTIHEISAEQPVEKLSTLDDIRAEVMTPDKLNAIVFGGFAAVALLISIVGVAGVLAFSVSGRTREFGIRMALGAQPRNILTDVILQGFTIAGIGVGVGIVCGLVFARGVARYIADVRQPGLLAFLISAFVILAAAVIASAVPASRAARVNPVEALRSE, from the coding sequence ATGTTATTCCTTCACGATCTGAAGATTGCGGTACGCTCGTTATGGCGCGTACGCTCGTTGTGGTTTACGGTAGCCCTCACGCTGGCGCTTGGCATCGGTGCGAACGCCGCCATCTTTAGCGTAGTGCGTGCGGTGCTGCTGCGTCCTCTTGCAAATCGCGATGAGGATCGCTTGCTTTACCTAAGGCAGAGCGCGCCCGGACTGGGCGAGCAAAACACGACTTTTTCTATTCCGGAGATCGATGATCTCGGGAAGAATCTCAAGACCATCACTGAGCTCGGAACCTTTTCGACTCTGGACTTTACGATCATCGGTCTGGGGACGCCACGCGAAATTCCAGCAGGTGTTGTCGATGGTCACTACTTTGAGGTCATGGGATTGCGGCCTGTGCTGGGCCGGCTGTTGACAACGTCCGATGACGGTCCTAATGCAGCAGGAGCCGTTGTGCTGACGTATCGCTTCTGGAAGGAGTCATTGCACGGCGATCCCAGCGTGATTGGCAAGTCTGTGCATCTTGAAAGCTTTGCTGGACCGCGGAACGCGACCATCGTTGGAGTGCTTGAACCTTCGGTTCCATATCCAGTCGCCACTGAGATTATGGCCAACATCGTTACGAGCCCGCATCATCTCTCTGCCACCATGGTCACGGGCCGGGAGCATCGGATGACGGAGGTCTTCGCTCGGCTGGCGCCGGGGGCCACACTTGATGCCGCGCGCTCTGAATTGCGCGTGCGCTACGCCGCCATGCTGAGCGCGCACCCAGAAGTCTACAGGCCCGACAATCATTACCAAATAGAAGTGAAGCGCATGCATGAGCAGATCAATTCTCGTGCGAACACTGTTCTGTGGGTGCTTTTTGCGGCTGCTGGTTTGCTCTTCATCATTGCCTGCTCGAATGTGGCGAATCTGGTGCTCGCTCGTACTGTTCGCCGCGAATCCGAATTGGCCGTGCGCTCAGCGCTTGGAGCCAGCACAGCATCGCTGCGCCGCTCGCTGCTGGCTGAAAGCCTTGTGCTTTGCGGAAGCGGAGTTTTTGCAGCCCTGCTCCTTGCATGGCCCATGGTTGCTATTCTGGGACGCTATGCTGCGCGTTTCTCGGTACGGGCGGATGGATTGACGCTCGACCTCAACCTGGTGTGGTTTGGCATTGCACTCGCGCTGGTTGCCGCGGTTTTTCTCGCTTACATTCCACGTCTTCCTTCAGCCAGTGCGCAACTCGGTACCAGCCTTGCAAGCGGTGGATCACGCAGCAGTACAGGGAGCAGTAACCGCCGGTTACGCATCTTTGCGGTGATGCAGATTACGGCTTCATTCCTGCTTCTGACTGGAGCAGCTGTACTCATGCGCACGCTTTACACGCTTGAAAATACGCGCCCGCCCTTCGATACTTCGCATGTCCTCGCGGTCAATCTACCGGTACTCACCTATGGGAGAACGCCTCAGGAGGTGCAAAATTTCTACCATGATGTGCAGCGGCGCGTGAGCGCGTTGCCCGGCGTGGCTCATGTCTCCACAGGCTTCAGCGTTCCGTGGCGTGACGATCAGGGACTGGATATCAGCTTTGCCTTTGCTATCCCGGGGGCTGCGCGCAAAAACGGAATCGATGACTGGCACGCGAAATTCCGTTCGATCTCACCGGGTTACTTCGATACATTGGGCGTGCCACTCGTAGAGGGGCGCGATTTTCGGGATGCAGACAAAGCCGGCAGCGAGCGCGTCGTGATTGTGAGCGAAAGCCTGGCCAAGACGCTTTTCCCGAATGGCAATGCTCTTAATCGCGAACTGAGCTGGACTGATGGCGTGATGAAGTTCGTCGGAATCGGCTACGAGCCACGCCGCATTGTTGGAATTGTTCCTGATATCGATGATGAAAACATTATTCCTGCACCGGCTATGACCGTTTATCAGCCTACCGATCAGGAGGGGTGGCAGGGGCGGCTATTTGTGCGTGCCAAGACCGATGATCCATATGCTCTCGCGCCAGCTATCACGCGGACCATTCACGAGATTTCGGCCGAGCAGCCCGTGGAAAAATTGAGCACACTCGATGACATTCGCGCAGAAGTAATGACGCCAGACAAGCTCAACGCCATCGTCTTCGGTGGCTTCGCCGCTGTCGCTCTTCTGATCTCAATTGTCGGGGTAGCCGGTGTGCTTGCATTTTCTGTCAGCGGACGTACGCGAGAGTTTGGGATTCGCATGGCGCTCGGCGCGCAGCCGCGGAACATTCTCACGGACGTGATATTGCAAGGGTTCACGATTGCCGGAATCGGCGTCGGCGTGGGGATTGTGTGCGGGCTGGTTTTTGCGCGCGGAGTCGCCAGGTATATCGCAGATGTGCGCCAACCTGGATTACTTGCATTCCTCATATCCGCCTTCGTCATTCTTGCTGCGGCAGTGATTGCCTCCGCAGTGCCGGCAAGCCGCGCTGCGCGGGTAAATCCGGTGGAGGCTTTGCGGTCGGAATAG
- a CDS encoding secondary thiamine-phosphate synthase enzyme YjbQ: MKQSVHKVEISTRGQGLYEFTSTIDEWVVRQKIQTGLLTVFCRHTSASLLIQENADPTVRRDIKAYFDHLAPEDGPYIHTAEGPDDMPAHLKTALTQVQLSIPVINGNLVLGTWQGVYLFEHRTHPHRREIVLHLIGDERGNR, translated from the coding sequence TTGAAGCAGTCAGTGCATAAGGTTGAAATATCGACACGCGGCCAGGGTCTTTATGAATTTACGTCGACCATCGACGAATGGGTGGTGCGTCAAAAGATCCAGACCGGCCTGCTGACAGTATTTTGCCGGCATACTTCAGCTTCGCTTTTGATCCAGGAAAATGCCGATCCTACCGTGCGACGCGACATCAAAGCATATTTCGACCATCTCGCGCCTGAGGATGGGCCGTACATTCATACCGCAGAAGGCCCTGACGATATGCCGGCTCATCTGAAAACCGCATTGACCCAGGTGCAGTTATCCATACCAGTGATCAATGGCAACCTCGTGTTGGGTACCTGGCAAGGCGTCTACCTTTTTGAACATCGCACGCATCCTCATCGGCGAGAAATCGTGCTGCACCTGATCGGGGATGAGAGAGGAAACAGATGA
- a CDS encoding galactitol-1-phosphate 5-dehydrogenase has protein sequence MKALMLSEYGNLQIMDISVPTCASDEVLIRVAACGICGSDVHGYQGASGRRIPPIVMGHEAAGIIERVGAEVKDYKPGDRVTFDSTVYCGKCEFCQRGEVNLCDHRQVLGVSCGDYRRDGAFAELVAVPARILYRLPDQFPFEEAAMLEAVSVALHGVRVTQMKGDESVLVIGAGMIGLLTAQAARSAGCNAVMIADVDAARLKIAKEVGIPDTLHLGGKELIHEVLRRTGGRGVDIVLEAVGRAETVVAAIECVRKGGTVTLIGNIEPEVPLPLQRVVTREVRLQGSCASAGEYEEAIRLMSHGAITVKPLISATSSLEQASDWFRRLHNRETGLLKVVVTPNA, from the coding sequence ATGAAGGCACTCATGCTTTCCGAATACGGAAATCTGCAGATCATGGATATCTCTGTCCCCACCTGCGCTTCCGACGAAGTGTTGATTCGAGTAGCAGCCTGTGGCATCTGTGGCAGCGATGTGCATGGCTACCAGGGCGCTTCCGGGCGTCGCATCCCGCCCATCGTAATGGGCCATGAGGCAGCCGGCATCATCGAGCGGGTAGGCGCTGAGGTAAAAGACTACAAGCCAGGCGATCGCGTCACCTTTGACTCCACCGTGTATTGCGGCAAGTGCGAATTCTGTCAGCGCGGCGAAGTGAACCTCTGTGATCATCGCCAGGTTCTCGGTGTTTCCTGCGGAGACTACCGGCGCGATGGTGCCTTCGCGGAACTGGTTGCGGTCCCAGCACGCATCCTTTATCGACTTCCCGACCAATTCCCTTTCGAAGAAGCCGCAATGCTCGAAGCAGTATCTGTCGCTCTGCACGGCGTGCGTGTCACACAGATGAAAGGCGATGAGTCCGTGCTGGTGATCGGCGCCGGCATGATCGGTCTGCTCACAGCGCAAGCAGCAAGATCCGCTGGCTGCAATGCAGTCATGATTGCCGATGTGGATGCGGCGCGATTGAAGATCGCCAAGGAAGTCGGCATACCGGACACGCTGCATCTTGGCGGTAAAGAACTGATTCATGAAGTATTGCGTCGTACTGGAGGACGCGGTGTGGACATAGTGCTGGAGGCTGTGGGTCGAGCCGAAACCGTCGTTGCTGCCATCGAGTGCGTACGCAAAGGCGGCACTGTCACGCTCATTGGCAACATCGAACCGGAAGTGCCGCTGCCGCTGCAACGCGTAGTCACGCGTGAAGTCCGCTTACAGGGCTCCTGCGCCTCGGCTGGCGAATATGAAGAGGCGATTCGCCTGATGAGCCATGGCGCTATCACAGTCAAGCCATTGATCTCTGCCACATCCTCGCTGGAACAGGCTTCCGACTGGTTCCGCCGCCTGCACAACCGAGAGACCGGCCTGCTGAAGGTCGTTGTTACGCCGAACGCATAA
- a CDS encoding SDR family NAD(P)-dependent oxidoreductase, giving the protein MSYNFFDLTGQVAVVTGASRGLGQYFSRALGRAGAKLIITSRKAGDCDLFLQELSDLGIEAKALTLNVREKDSISAFASAAEAAYGKIDILVNNAGCNIRKPAFEVTWEDWNTILDTNLRGPFFVAQAIAQNMAQRGYGRIINIGSVTSVFGYSGLSPYGASRGGIRQLTMSLADDWGKYGITVNVLAPGWFRTEQNKVMYEDETWVEYLKERIPLNRPGKPDDLDGAIVFLASEASRYMTGQILLVDGGITVGRTRATVNK; this is encoded by the coding sequence ATGAGCTATAACTTCTTCGATCTCACGGGACAGGTAGCTGTGGTCACCGGCGCATCGCGCGGTTTAGGCCAGTATTTCTCACGAGCTCTCGGCCGCGCCGGTGCAAAGCTCATCATCACCAGCCGCAAAGCCGGTGACTGCGATCTGTTCCTTCAAGAACTGTCCGACCTGGGGATCGAGGCGAAGGCACTCACGCTGAATGTGCGCGAGAAAGACAGCATCTCCGCATTCGCCTCGGCTGCGGAAGCCGCTTATGGCAAGATCGATATCCTGGTAAACAACGCTGGCTGCAACATCCGCAAACCCGCGTTTGAAGTCACGTGGGAAGACTGGAACACCATCCTCGATACGAACCTGCGTGGACCATTCTTTGTTGCACAAGCGATTGCACAAAACATGGCTCAGCGCGGCTACGGCCGCATCATTAACATCGGCTCTGTCACCAGTGTCTTCGGCTACAGCGGCCTGTCTCCCTACGGAGCCAGCCGCGGAGGCATTCGCCAGCTTACGATGAGCCTGGCCGACGACTGGGGTAAGTACGGTATCACCGTCAACGTCCTTGCCCCAGGCTGGTTCAGGACCGAACAAAACAAGGTGATGTATGAGGATGAGACCTGGGTCGAGTATCTGAAGGAGCGCATCCCCCTCAACCGTCCCGGAAAACCCGATGATCTGGATGGCGCGATCGTCTTTCTTGCCAGCGAAGCCTCGCGCTACATGACTGGGCAGATATTGCTGGTGGATGGCGGCATCACTGTAGGCCGCACCCGTGCAACCGTGAACAAGTAG
- a CDS encoding MFS transporter translates to MPIAEELTSEYSSSEPYRWTIGLLLGFGVLVNYFDRVNLSVSHDALVESFHITPAVFGQLSAAYSWTYAACQLPTGVVLDKFGVRKVSLISTAIWGIASIAAAFAPGLVVFFAARLLLGIGEAPTFPASAKAVGAWFPTGERSFATAIFDSTAKLANAIGVPLLGLLLLRVGWRWSFGFTGLLSFGYLAVFALLYRERSRFFPHKIIRDERGADDVGAMLAPPVPLSRLLRQRKVIGAAIGSGAYNYVFYLLLTWLPTYLAQTQHITLRQSFLYTGAPWLVATLCGLLIGGVLVDLLIKRGLDASAVRRTVLIGGMCCGLGIAGAAFAHSVISALIPITIAISGLAAASPVLWSLPSLLVPNSSAGKVGGIMNFSNQLSAIAAPILTGWMVQLTHRYVLAFVIPTVYILMGLVAYGTMLGRIEPVKIDATPAGNAF, encoded by the coding sequence ATGCCTATTGCCGAAGAGCTAACCTCGGAGTACTCCTCATCTGAGCCCTATCGCTGGACCATTGGCCTGTTGCTCGGTTTTGGGGTGCTGGTCAACTACTTCGATCGCGTAAATCTTTCGGTATCGCATGACGCGCTTGTCGAAAGCTTCCACATTACACCGGCTGTCTTTGGGCAGCTCTCAGCAGCTTATTCATGGACTTACGCTGCCTGTCAGCTGCCGACGGGAGTGGTGCTGGATAAGTTTGGCGTGCGCAAAGTCTCGCTGATATCAACCGCGATCTGGGGGATTGCTTCCATTGCCGCAGCCTTTGCGCCCGGTCTAGTCGTGTTCTTCGCGGCGCGGCTGCTGCTGGGCATCGGTGAAGCGCCAACCTTTCCAGCAAGTGCCAAAGCTGTAGGAGCGTGGTTCCCGACAGGGGAACGCTCGTTTGCGACCGCCATCTTCGATAGCACCGCAAAGCTGGCGAATGCGATCGGTGTACCGTTGTTAGGACTGCTCCTGTTGCGGGTGGGCTGGCGTTGGTCCTTCGGATTTACCGGGTTGCTGTCATTTGGCTATCTCGCCGTATTTGCATTGCTGTATCGCGAGCGAAGCCGCTTCTTCCCGCACAAGATTATTCGGGATGAGAGAGGCGCGGACGATGTTGGGGCTATGCTTGCGCCACCCGTTCCACTGAGCCGTTTGCTGCGCCAGCGCAAGGTGATCGGAGCTGCTATCGGCTCCGGAGCCTACAACTATGTGTTTTACCTGCTGCTGACCTGGCTGCCGACCTATCTGGCCCAGACGCAGCACATCACGTTGCGGCAGTCGTTCCTATACACCGGCGCGCCCTGGCTGGTGGCTACGCTTTGCGGGCTGCTCATTGGTGGAGTGCTAGTGGACTTGCTTATCAAGCGTGGGCTGGATGCCAGTGCAGTGCGGCGGACGGTGCTGATTGGCGGCATGTGTTGCGGCCTGGGCATTGCAGGTGCTGCCTTTGCGCACAGCGTCATCTCGGCATTGATTCCGATCACGATCGCCATCAGTGGTCTCGCCGCCGCATCGCCAGTTCTGTGGAGCCTGCCGTCGCTTCTGGTGCCGAATTCGAGTGCTGGAAAGGTAGGAGGGATCATGAACTTCTCCAACCAGCTCTCAGCGATTGCCGCACCTATTCTGACCGGATGGATGGTGCAGCTTACGCATCGCTATGTGCTTGCGTTCGTGATCCCAACGGTGTACATCCTCATGGGCCTGGTTGCCTATGGGACGATGCTGGGGCGTATTGAGCCGGTGAAGATAGATGCAACGCCAGCAGGGAATGCATTTTGA
- a CDS encoding AraC family transcriptional regulator has protein sequence MDTFEQNRRRMVELLGQLAHLDGMRPGPIEGVRLLRSSCACTRVPVLYEPSIVIVAQGRKRGFLHDKVYHYDARNYLTLTVPMPFECDTEIGEDGPFLGIGVRIDLAVVSEILLRMEMPSRPTLVTTPESTVSATPMDPGLSDAAVRLLECMTSPLDASVLGPQIIREMTYRVLRGRQGGALQSLLLMDPSRLQMHRILHRMHSEYAGVFEVPALAQEAGMSISALHHHFKAVTGTSPLQYLKAVRLHKARMMMVQDSLSASIAAERVGYQSPSQFSREFKRMFGTSPIEEVQRMRERFTQGSPSREALAG, from the coding sequence ATGGATACTTTCGAGCAGAATCGGCGCCGCATGGTGGAGCTTCTCGGCCAACTGGCTCACCTGGACGGTATGCGTCCTGGCCCTATCGAAGGTGTGCGCCTCCTTCGCTCCAGTTGTGCCTGTACGCGTGTTCCGGTGCTGTATGAGCCGAGCATCGTGATTGTGGCGCAGGGACGCAAGCGCGGCTTTCTGCACGACAAGGTCTACCATTACGACGCCCGGAATTATCTGACTCTCACGGTGCCGATGCCCTTTGAGTGCGATACCGAGATTGGTGAGGATGGTCCGTTTCTTGGGATTGGCGTGCGTATCGATCTTGCGGTTGTGAGTGAGATCCTTTTGCGCATGGAGATGCCGTCGCGGCCGACATTGGTGACCACTCCGGAATCGACCGTGAGTGCGACGCCGATGGATCCCGGGCTTAGCGATGCCGCGGTGCGATTGCTGGAATGCATGACGAGCCCGCTCGATGCCAGTGTGCTAGGGCCGCAAATCATTCGTGAGATGACCTACCGGGTACTGCGCGGCCGACAGGGCGGAGCACTGCAGTCTCTACTGCTTATGGACCCTTCACGGTTACAGATGCACCGCATCCTGCATCGCATGCATTCGGAGTATGCGGGAGTCTTTGAAGTTCCGGCTCTGGCTCAGGAAGCCGGGATGAGCATATCGGCACTGCATCATCACTTCAAGGCGGTGACCGGGACCTCTCCGCTCCAGTATCTGAAGGCGGTGCGGTTGCATAAAGCACGCATGATGATGGTGCAGGACTCGCTGAGTGCCTCGATCGCGGCGGAACGCGTGGGCTATCAGAGTCCCTCGCAGTTCAGCAGGGAATTCAAACGCATGTTTGGGACCTCGCCCATCGAAGAGGTGCAACGAATGCGGGAGCGGTTCACTCAGGGATCTCCAAGCCGGGAAGCGTTGGCCGGATAG
- a CDS encoding NAD(P)-dependent alcohol dehydrogenase — translation MSTSAKSYAAQSATSPLAPFTLERRTPTETDVAIEILFCGVCHSDLHTARNEWQNTTFPTVPGHEIVGRVTAVGSKVTKFRQGDLVGVGCMVDSDRTCPACQAGLEQYCVQFPILTYNSPDKHLGGMTYGGYSDSIVVDEAFVLRVPENLDPAAAAPLLCAGITTYSPLRHWKVGKGQKVGIVGLGGLGHMGLKFAHAMGAHTVLFTTSPSKAEDAKRLGADEVIISKNADEMQKHAGSFDFILDAVAADHDLNAYLNLLKVDGSMVLVGAPEKPLPVSSFSLILGRRSLAGSLIGGIPETQEMLDFCGQHNIVSDIEKIDIQNINEAYERMLKSDVKYRFVIDMASLKK, via the coding sequence ATGTCTACTTCTGCGAAGTCGTACGCGGCGCAGTCGGCAACCTCGCCGCTGGCGCCTTTCACGCTGGAACGGCGCACTCCCACGGAGACCGACGTCGCCATTGAGATTCTCTTCTGCGGTGTCTGCCACTCTGACCTGCACACCGCCCGCAACGAATGGCAAAATACCACCTTCCCGACCGTCCCCGGCCACGAGATCGTCGGCCGCGTCACTGCAGTTGGCTCCAAGGTCACGAAATTCAGGCAAGGTGATCTGGTTGGCGTCGGCTGTATGGTCGATTCCGACCGTACCTGTCCAGCATGCCAGGCTGGTCTCGAACAGTATTGCGTCCAGTTCCCGATTCTCACCTATAACAGCCCGGACAAGCACCTCGGCGGCATGACCTACGGCGGCTACTCAGATAGCATCGTCGTCGACGAGGCCTTCGTCCTGCGTGTTCCCGAAAATCTTGATCCTGCCGCAGCGGCCCCCCTGCTCTGCGCCGGTATCACCACCTACTCGCCGCTCCGCCACTGGAAGGTCGGCAAGGGGCAGAAGGTCGGCATTGTCGGCCTGGGCGGACTCGGCCACATGGGTCTCAAGTTCGCGCATGCCATGGGGGCACACACCGTGCTCTTCACCACCTCGCCCAGCAAGGCGGAAGATGCCAAGCGGCTCGGCGCCGACGAGGTCATCATTTCGAAGAATGCTGACGAGATGCAGAAGCACGCCGGCAGCTTCGACTTCATCCTCGACGCCGTCGCTGCGGATCATGATCTGAATGCCTATCTCAATCTTCTGAAGGTAGACGGCTCCATGGTTCTGGTCGGCGCACCCGAGAAGCCGCTGCCGGTCTCCTCCTTCAGCCTCATCCTTGGCCGCCGCAGCCTCGCCGGATCACTCATCGGAGGCATCCCGGAAACCCAGGAGATGCTCGACTTCTGCGGCCAGCACAATATCGTCAGCGACATCGAAAAAATCGATATCCAGAACATCAACGAGGCCTACGAGCGCATGCTGAAGAGCGACGTGAAGTATCGCTTCGTTATCGATATGGCCTCGCTCAAGAAGTAA